The [Actinobacillus] rossii genome contains a region encoding:
- the ilvE gene encoding branched-chain amino acid aminotransferase — MKDLDWNNLGFSYIKTDFRFIAHWKDGKWDEGKLTTDNTLHIHEGSTALHYGQQCFEGLKAYRCKDGSINLFRPHENAKRMQKTAERLLMAPVPTELFIRACTEVVKANQEWLGPYGSGATLYLRPFLIGVGENIGVKAAPEYIFSVFCCPVGAYFKGGLAPSNFITTDYDRAAPMGTGGVKVGGNYAASLLPHELAAEQGTATRKFADAIYLDPKTHTKIEEVGAANFFGITKDNKFITPISESILPSITKYSLLHIARERFGMEAIEGDVYIDQLDQFAEAGACGTAAVITPVGGIQHKGNFHVFYSETEVGPITRKLYDELTGIQFGDKPAPEGWIVKVV, encoded by the coding sequence ATGAAAGATCTTGATTGGAATAACCTTGGATTTAGTTATATCAAAACAGACTTCCGTTTCATTGCACATTGGAAAGATGGCAAATGGGATGAAGGTAAGCTCACAACAGATAATACATTACATATTCACGAAGGTTCGACCGCACTTCACTATGGTCAACAATGTTTTGAAGGTCTCAAAGCTTATCGCTGTAAAGATGGTTCAATTAATTTATTCCGCCCACATGAAAATGCCAAACGTATGCAAAAAACGGCAGAACGTTTATTAATGGCACCGGTTCCGACTGAACTATTTATCCGCGCTTGTACAGAAGTCGTCAAAGCCAACCAAGAATGGTTAGGTCCATACGGTTCTGGAGCAACATTATATTTGCGTCCATTTTTGATCGGTGTAGGTGAAAACATTGGTGTAAAAGCGGCACCTGAATATATTTTCTCTGTATTTTGTTGTCCTGTTGGTGCTTATTTTAAAGGTGGTTTAGCGCCTTCTAACTTTATTACCACAGATTATGACCGTGCAGCACCAATGGGAACAGGCGGTGTGAAAGTCGGCGGAAACTATGCGGCAAGTTTACTTCCGCATGAATTAGCGGCAGAGCAAGGTACTGCAACACGGAAATTTGCTGATGCTATCTATCTCGATCCGAAAACACACACTAAAATTGAAGAAGTCGGCGCTGCAAACTTCTTTGGTATTACTAAAGATAATAAATTTATCACACCGATTTCTGAATCAATCTTACCAAGTATTACGAAATACTCGCTTTTACATATTGCGAGAGAACGTTTTGGTATGGAAGCCATTGAAGGTGATGTTTATATTGATCAGCTAGATCAATTTGCAGAAGCTGGGGCTTGTGGTACTGCCGCAGTTATCACACCTGTTGGTGGTATCCAACATAAAGGTAACTTCCATGTGTTCTACTCAGAAACAGAAGTCGGGCCTATTACACGCAAACTTTATGATGAATTAACAGGTATCCAATTTGGCGATAAGCCGGCACCCGAAGGTTGGATTGTAAAAGTCGTATAA
- the gcvA gene encoding DNA-binding transcriptional activator GcvA — MFKRLPPLNSLKAFERAAKNLSFTKAAEELYVTQAAISHQVKLLEDFLDVDLFVRKNRALELTPQGERYYAQISPLLYQLAEATQKMRQNRPHLTVCVPQTFANHWLVPHLGAFNEQYPNIDVRIKAADHDEHLLTADTDIAVYYGYGDWKDVHIDVLSNQKLVMLASPKLLSEIPVNSKDDLQYHHLIHIHTRDNWKNIADYLNVPNLDSQQGVVFSHTFMGLQAAIHGQGIVIANRILAQQEIDYGHLQIVLPTDLDDSKSFFVVNDIKNDNNPTIQAFREWILKTMDKNE; from the coding sequence ATGTTTAAACGTTTGCCCCCCTTGAATTCACTGAAAGCATTCGAGCGAGCAGCTAAGAATTTAAGTTTTACAAAAGCCGCCGAAGAGCTTTATGTGACGCAAGCTGCAATTAGCCATCAAGTGAAATTATTAGAAGATTTTTTAGATGTTGATTTATTCGTGCGCAAAAATCGTGCTCTTGAATTGACGCCGCAAGGTGAGCGTTATTATGCGCAAATATCACCTTTACTTTATCAACTTGCGGAAGCCACGCAAAAAATGCGACAAAATCGACCGCACTTGACAGTATGCGTACCACAAACTTTCGCTAATCATTGGTTAGTACCGCACTTAGGTGCTTTTAATGAGCAATATCCAAATATTGATGTTCGTATTAAAGCCGCTGATCATGATGAGCATTTATTAACGGCAGATACAGATATTGCTGTTTATTACGGATATGGTGATTGGAAAGACGTGCATATTGATGTGTTATCTAACCAAAAATTAGTGATGTTAGCGTCGCCCAAATTGTTATCCGAAATTCCAGTGAATTCAAAAGATGATTTACAATATCACCATCTTATTCATATTCACACTCGCGATAACTGGAAAAATATCGCTGATTATTTAAATGTGCCAAATTTAGATTCTCAGCAAGGCGTCGTTTTTAGTCATACTTTTATGGGCTTGCAAGCAGCAATCCATGGGCAAGGCATTGTGATTGCCAATCGTATATTAGCGCAACAAGAAATTGATTATGGTCATCTACAAATTGTGCTGCCGACAGATTTAGATGATTCCAAGTCATTTTTTGTAGTCAATGATATAAAAAATGACAATAATCCCACCATTCAGGCTTTCCGCGAATGGATTTTAAAAACAATGGACAAAAATGAATAA
- the rlmM gene encoding putative RNA 2'-O-ribose methyltransferase — MNKLALYCRIGFEKEVAAEITDKAAERGVFGFARVLENSGYVIFECYQVGEADRLAREIPFTQLIFARQMVVVSDLFTELSPEDRISPIITKFQEIQPHLNLKQSTEIWVETADTNEAKELSTFCRKFTVPLRQALKNQGWLGFKEIKRSGITLHCLFVKSNACYVGYSYNHNHSAHYMGIPRLKFPADAPSRSTLKLDDAILTFIPKEEEKKRFTEEMTGVDLGASPGGWTYQLVRRGLFVYAVDHGKMAASLHDTGRIEHCPEDGFKFQPPKRKRVDWLVCDMVEQPSRISALMAKWLVNGWCRETIFNLKLPMKKRYVEVQTCLQNLADELERHGLTFRIQAKHLYHDREEITVHVQIQD, encoded by the coding sequence ATGAATAAATTAGCCTTATATTGCCGTATTGGATTTGAAAAAGAAGTAGCGGCTGAAATCACGGATAAAGCTGCAGAACGAGGTGTATTTGGCTTTGCACGCGTACTAGAAAATTCAGGTTATGTGATTTTTGAATGTTATCAAGTTGGCGAAGCGGATCGTTTAGCCCGAGAAATTCCATTTACTCAATTAATCTTTGCTCGTCAAATGGTTGTGGTGTCGGATTTATTTACTGAACTATCACCAGAAGATAGGATTAGCCCAATTATTACAAAATTCCAAGAAATTCAACCGCACTTGAATTTAAAACAAAGTACTGAAATCTGGGTTGAAACAGCAGATACTAATGAAGCCAAAGAACTTTCAACATTTTGTCGAAAATTCACTGTACCATTACGTCAAGCCTTAAAAAATCAAGGTTGGTTAGGGTTTAAAGAGATTAAAAGAAGTGGTATTACGTTGCATTGTCTCTTTGTAAAATCTAATGCGTGTTATGTGGGGTATTCTTATAATCATAACCATTCAGCACATTATATGGGAATCCCTCGTCTAAAATTCCCTGCAGATGCGCCAAGCCGCTCGACTTTAAAATTAGATGACGCAATTTTGACTTTTATTCCAAAAGAAGAAGAGAAAAAACGCTTTACGGAAGAAATGACAGGCGTTGATCTTGGTGCTAGCCCTGGAGGTTGGACCTATCAATTAGTGCGCCGAGGTTTATTTGTTTATGCTGTTGACCATGGCAAAATGGCAGCTAGCCTACATGACACCGGACGTATTGAGCATTGTCCTGAAGACGGCTTTAAATTTCAACCACCAAAACGTAAACGGGTTGATTGGTTAGTGTGTGACATGGTTGAGCAACCTAGCCGCATTTCAGCATTAATGGCAAAATGGCTGGTTAATGGTTGGTGTCGAGAGACTATTTTTAACTTAAAATTACCGATGAAAAAACGTTATGTGGAAGTGCAAACTTGTTTGCAAAATCTTGCCGATGAATTGGAACGCCATGGTTTAACGTTTCGTATTCAAGCAAAACATTTATACCATGATCGTGAAGAAATCACAGTGCATGTACAGATTCAAGATTAA
- the guaA gene encoding GMP synthase, giving the protein MTNIHNHKILILDFGSQYTQLIARRVREIGVYCELWAWDVTEEQIREFNPIGIILSGGPESTTEENSPRAPEYVFNAGVPVLGICYGMQTMAMQLGGLTETSDHREFGYASVELKATDSLFAKLNDDLTASQPKLDVWMSHGDKVTRLPSNFQVTGVTPTCPIATMSDESRRFYGVQFHPEVTHTKSGLELLKNFVVGICGCETKWTAENIIEDAVARIKAQVGDDEVILGLSGGVDSSVTALLLHRAIGKNLHCVFVDNCLLRLNEGDQVMEMFGDKFGLNIIRVNAEDRFLDALKGIDEPEAKRKTIGKVFVDVFDDESKKLTSVKWLAQGTIYPDVIESAASKTGKAHVIKSHHNVGGLPDYMKLGLVEPLRELFKDEVRKIGLALGLPAEMLNRHPFPGPGLGVRVLGEIKKEYCDLVRHADAIFMEELHASGWYYKVSQAFTVFLPVKSVGVMGDGRKYDWVVSLRAVETIDFMTAHWAHLPYELLGKISNRIINEVNGISRVVYDVSGKPPATIEWE; this is encoded by the coding sequence ATGACAAACATCCATAACCATAAAATTTTAATTTTGGACTTTGGTTCACAATATACCCAACTGATCGCGCGCCGTGTGCGTGAAATTGGGGTTTATTGCGAACTTTGGGCTTGGGACGTGACGGAAGAACAGATCCGTGAATTTAACCCGATAGGGATTATTCTTTCAGGCGGTCCTGAAAGTACCACCGAAGAAAACAGTCCACGCGCACCGGAATATGTATTCAACGCAGGTGTGCCAGTGTTGGGCATTTGCTACGGTATGCAAACTATGGCAATGCAGTTAGGCGGTTTGACTGAAACGTCAGATCACCGTGAATTTGGCTATGCCTCTGTTGAGTTAAAAGCAACCGATAGCTTATTTGCAAAATTAAACGATGATTTGACCGCTTCTCAACCAAAATTAGACGTTTGGATGAGCCACGGCGATAAAGTTACTCGTTTACCGTCAAACTTCCAAGTGACAGGCGTCACCCCAACTTGCCCGATTGCCACAATGTCGGACGAAAGTCGCCGTTTTTATGGTGTACAATTCCACCCAGAAGTGACCCATACGAAAAGTGGTTTAGAACTACTGAAAAATTTCGTGGTCGGCATTTGTGGTTGTGAAACCAAATGGACAGCGGAAAATATCATTGAAGATGCTGTAGCTCGCATTAAAGCGCAGGTTGGTGATGATGAAGTGATTTTAGGCTTATCAGGTGGCGTGGACTCGTCCGTGACCGCACTGCTCTTACACCGCGCCATCGGTAAAAACTTACACTGCGTATTCGTGGATAACTGCTTATTACGCTTAAACGAAGGCGACCAAGTGATGGAAATGTTCGGCGATAAATTCGGTTTGAACATTATTCGTGTAAACGCCGAAGATCGTTTCTTAGATGCCCTTAAAGGCATTGATGAACCTGAAGCGAAACGCAAAACCATCGGTAAAGTGTTCGTTGATGTATTTGATGATGAGTCGAAAAAATTGACGTCTGTGAAATGGCTAGCACAAGGCACGATTTACCCTGATGTAATCGAATCCGCCGCCAGCAAAACAGGCAAAGCACACGTGATCAAATCGCACCATAACGTAGGTGGCTTACCTGATTATATGAAATTAGGCTTAGTTGAGCCATTGCGTGAATTGTTCAAAGACGAAGTGCGTAAAATAGGCTTGGCACTAGGCTTACCGGCTGAAATGCTCAACCGCCACCCATTCCCGGGCCCAGGCTTAGGCGTGCGTGTGTTAGGTGAAATCAAAAAAGAGTACTGCGATTTAGTCCGCCATGCCGATGCTATCTTTATGGAAGAACTACACGCTTCAGGCTGGTACTACAAAGTCAGCCAAGCCTTTACCGTATTCCTACCAGTCAAATCAGTGGGCGTAATGGGCGATGGACGTAAATATGATTGGGTGGTTTCATTACGTGCCGTAGAAACTATCGACTTTATGACCGCACATTGGGCGCATTTACCTTATGAGCTATTAGGTAAAATCTCAAATCGTATTATCAACGAAGTGAATGGCATTTCCCGCGTGGTATATGACGTCAGTGGAAAACCCCCAGCAACAATCGAATGGGAGTAA
- the guaB gene encoding inosine 5'-monophosphate dehydrogenase → MALRIKSEALTFDDVLLVPAHSTVLPNTTDLSTQLTKEIRLNIPMLSAAMDTVTETKLAISLAQEGGIGFIHKNMSIERQADRVRKVKKFESGIVSEPVTVSPELTLGELAALVKKNGFAGYPVVDHENNLVGIITGRDTRFVKDLNKTVKQVMTKKERLVTVTEDATREEILDLMHEHRVEKVLMVDDSFKLKGMITVKDFQKAEQKPNACKDEFGRLRVGAAVGAGPGNEERIEALVQAGVDVLLIDSSHGHSEGVLQRVRETRAKYPNLPIVAGNVATAEGAIALADAGASAVKVGIGPGSICTTRIVTGVGVPQITAIAEATAALESRGIPVIADGGIRYSGDISKAIAAGASCVMVGSMFAGTEEAPGEIELYQGRAFKSYRGMGSLGAMSKGSSDRYFQSDNAADKLVPEGIEGRIPYKGFLKEIIHQQMGGLRSCMGLTGSATIEDLRTKAQFVRISGAGIKESHVHDVTITKEAPNYRMG, encoded by the coding sequence ATGGCACTTCGAATCAAATCTGAAGCATTAACGTTTGATGACGTTTTACTCGTTCCTGCTCATTCTACTGTGTTACCAAACACCACAGATCTTTCCACTCAACTTACCAAAGAAATTCGTCTTAACATTCCAATGCTTTCCGCCGCAATGGATACGGTAACTGAAACTAAATTAGCCATTTCTTTAGCACAAGAAGGGGGTATCGGTTTTATTCATAAAAATATGTCTATTGAACGCCAAGCAGATCGCGTACGTAAAGTGAAGAAATTCGAAAGTGGTATTGTTTCAGAGCCTGTTACTGTTTCGCCTGAATTGACGTTAGGTGAACTTGCCGCATTGGTGAAGAAAAATGGTTTCGCGGGCTACCCTGTCGTTGATCATGAAAATAATTTAGTCGGTATCATAACTGGTCGCGATACGCGTTTTGTGAAGGATTTAAATAAAACCGTTAAACAAGTGATGACGAAAAAAGAACGCTTAGTTACTGTAACGGAAGACGCAACCCGTGAAGAAATCTTAGATTTAATGCATGAACACCGTGTAGAAAAAGTGTTAATGGTTGATGATAGCTTTAAATTAAAAGGTATGATTACCGTTAAAGATTTCCAAAAAGCAGAGCAAAAACCAAACGCATGTAAAGATGAATTTGGTCGTTTACGTGTAGGCGCAGCGGTTGGTGCAGGCCCAGGTAACGAAGAACGTATTGAAGCCTTAGTTCAAGCTGGCGTGGACGTGCTTTTAATCGACTCTTCACACGGTCATTCTGAAGGTGTGTTACAACGTGTGCGTGAAACTCGTGCGAAATACCCTAACTTGCCAATCGTAGCAGGTAACGTGGCTACCGCTGAAGGCGCTATCGCTCTTGCAGATGCAGGTGCAAGTGCGGTGAAAGTGGGTATCGGCCCGGGTTCAATTTGTACCACTCGTATCGTAACAGGTGTGGGCGTTCCACAAATTACCGCGATTGCAGAAGCCACTGCCGCATTAGAAAGTCGTGGTATTCCTGTGATTGCAGACGGTGGTATCCGCTACTCAGGTGATATTTCTAAAGCCATCGCGGCTGGTGCAAGCTGTGTCATGGTGGGGTCAATGTTCGCAGGGACAGAAGAAGCACCGGGCGAAATCGAGCTTTACCAAGGTCGTGCGTTCAAATCTTACCGTGGTATGGGTTCATTAGGCGCAATGAGCAAGGGTTCTTCAGATCGTTACTTCCAATCTGATAATGCAGCAGATAAGCTAGTGCCTGAAGGTATCGAAGGGCGTATTCCTTACAAAGGTTTCTTAAAAGAAATCATTCACCAACAAATGGGTGGTTTACGTTCTTGCATGGGCTTGACTGGTTCTGCGACTATCGAAGATTTACGCACTAAAGCACAATTTGTTCGTATTAGCGGTGCAGGTATTAAAGAAAGCCACGTTCATGACGTAACAATTACGAAAGAAGCGCCTAACTATCGTATGGGTTAA
- the birA gene encoding biotin--protein ligase yields MVQLLNILADCQPHSFEKLTALLALNDEQLLAEISALQAQGIRIDTSLGEVKIVAQTKPISAVKIQHVFSKQKVIYHPIINSTNQFLLSNIGRLNKGDICLTEHQTAGRGRRGRQWQSPFGGLAMFSLIWQVDAHKPIDGLSLVVGMAICDALHRLGAQGVMLKWPNDLLLNGRKLAGILIEIANTEKGKINLVIGIGINVAIPKDDNQINQPWANLIETLPQIDRTLLLIEVIKEVQNALIEFEQKGIRSEFRERWNQYDEFWGDDVNVITEKSTISGIERGIDERGYLQVLVNDELMKFNGGEVSLRRK; encoded by the coding sequence ATGGTTCAACTATTAAATATTTTAGCCGATTGCCAACCGCATTCTTTTGAAAAATTGACCGCACTTTTGGCATTGAATGATGAACAACTTTTAGCTGAAATTTCAGCATTACAAGCACAAGGCATTCGAATTGATACGAGTTTAGGTGAAGTAAAAATTGTGGCTCAAACCAAGCCGATAAGTGCGGTGAAAATTCAGCACGTTTTTTCTAAGCAAAAAGTGATTTACCACCCGATCATCAATTCGACCAACCAATTTTTGTTATCAAATATTGGACGTTTAAATAAAGGCGATATTTGTTTAACCGAACATCAAACTGCAGGGCGGGGGCGGCGTGGTCGTCAATGGCAATCACCATTTGGTGGTTTAGCGATGTTTAGTCTCATTTGGCAAGTGGATGCTCATAAACCCATTGACGGATTAAGTTTAGTTGTTGGCATGGCAATTTGTGATGCACTGCACCGTTTGGGGGCGCAGGGTGTGATGTTGAAGTGGCCTAATGATTTATTATTAAATGGTCGAAAATTAGCGGGAATTTTAATTGAAATTGCCAATACTGAGAAGGGGAAAATCAATCTTGTGATTGGTATAGGTATTAATGTTGCTATTCCAAAAGATGATAATCAAATCAATCAACCTTGGGCAAATTTGATTGAAACTTTGCCACAAATTGACCGCACTTTGTTACTGATAGAAGTCATTAAAGAAGTACAAAATGCATTAATTGAATTTGAACAAAAAGGTATTCGCTCTGAATTTAGAGAACGATGGAATCAATATGATGAATTTTGGGGTGATGATGTGAATGTCATTACAGAAAAAAGCACGATTTCAGGGATTGAGCGGGGTATTGATGAGCGTGGTTATTTACAAGTTTTGGTCAATGATGAATTAATGAAATTTAATGGCGGTGAAGTGTCTTTAAGACGGAAGTAA
- the argA gene encoding N-acetylglutamate synthase — MRSTELVQWFRQSTPYVNMHRGKTFVIMLDGDTIASHNFINIISDIRLLHSLGIKLIIVFGARYQINELLLQNNIQPQYHKNIRVTDLRTLELVKQAAGKLNYDITARLSMRLPHSPLLNVVSSNFILAQPIGVDDGVDYLLSGKLRRIEVENIKQQLEKDAIVLIGPVAPSVTGESFNLPFEEITTQVAIKLKAEKLIGFSSTQGILDKDGISIPDLLPQDAALHLQKLIEQNQYHSSQARFLQAAIDVCRAGVHRSHLLSYEEDGSLLQELFTRDGVGTQLSMENSEDIRIATARDIPSLLELIHPLEQQGILVKRSREQLEMDINRYTIIDRDGVIIACAALNVYDEEKMAEMACVAVHPDYRSSSRGNILLAEIQKRARDLGIEKLFVLTTRTVHWFQERGFRMANVEDLPKEKREHYNYQRRSKILIQDLADGNS; from the coding sequence ATGCGCAGCACGGAATTAGTTCAATGGTTCAGACAATCCACACCATATGTGAATATGCACCGCGGTAAAACATTCGTTATTATGCTTGACGGTGATACTATTGCTAGCCATAATTTTATTAATATTATCAGCGATATAAGATTGTTGCATAGTCTTGGCATAAAACTCATTATCGTGTTTGGTGCACGTTATCAAATTAATGAATTACTGTTGCAAAATAATATTCAACCGCAATATCACAAAAATATTCGTGTTACCGATTTACGTACTCTCGAGTTAGTTAAACAAGCTGCCGGAAAACTCAATTACGATATAACTGCACGTCTTTCTATGCGACTTCCCCACTCACCATTGTTAAACGTTGTCAGTAGCAACTTCATTCTTGCTCAACCGATTGGGGTCGATGATGGTGTAGATTATTTGCTTAGCGGCAAACTGCGTCGTATTGAAGTAGAAAACATCAAACAACAACTCGAAAAAGATGCGATCGTGTTAATTGGTCCAGTTGCTCCATCGGTAACAGGTGAAAGCTTTAACCTGCCTTTTGAAGAAATCACGACACAGGTAGCAATTAAATTAAAAGCGGAAAAATTAATCGGATTTAGTTCAACACAAGGGATCCTAGACAAAGACGGAATTTCAATTCCTGACTTATTACCACAAGACGCCGCCCTTCATCTACAAAAACTGATTGAACAAAATCAATACCACAGCTCACAAGCTCGTTTTTTACAGGCTGCAATTGATGTGTGCCGTGCAGGCGTACATCGTTCACACTTATTAAGCTATGAAGAAGACGGTTCATTATTACAAGAATTATTTACTCGTGATGGTGTGGGTACACAGCTTTCTATGGAAAACTCCGAAGATATTCGAATTGCGACGGCGCGTGATATTCCAAGCTTACTCGAACTCATTCACCCACTTGAACAACAAGGTATTTTAGTTAAACGCTCTCGTGAACAATTAGAAATGGACATCAATCGCTACACAATTATCGACCGCGACGGCGTGATTATTGCTTGTGCTGCGCTTAATGTGTATGACGAAGAAAAAATGGCAGAAATGGCTTGTGTTGCCGTTCACCCTGATTATCGTAGTTCATCACGTGGTAACATTTTGTTGGCTGAAATCCAAAAACGTGCACGGGATCTCGGTATCGAAAAATTATTTGTGTTAACCACTCGCACCGTTCATTGGTTCCAAGAACGTGGTTTCAGAATGGCAAATGTGGAAGATTTACCGAAAGAAAAACGTGAACATTACAATTATCAACGTCGCTCTAAAATTCTAATTCAAGATTTAGCGGACGGAAATTCGTAA
- the rlmL gene encoding 23S rRNA m(2)G2445 methyltransferase — protein MKALFATTSRGFEELLKVELTELGATECKVAQGGVHFMADDETQYRVLMWSRLASRVLLPLIETKVYSDLDLYSAVVGYNWLAQFDEKVHFFVDFNGTNREIRHSQFGAMRVKDGIVDYFERQGLPRPSVDKEHPDIRIHAYLNRETLIISLDLSGDALHFRGYREDTGVAPLRETLAAAIVLRSGWQQGIPLVDPMCGSGTLLIEAAQMEAKIAPQLHRMHWGFDFWKGHNQATWDKVKTEAADVAKIEFNKNPSPHFYGFDLDHRVLQKAQRNAKNAGIAHLVQFKQGDVAALKNPVETGEKGTLICNPPYGERLGTTPALIALYSVFGQRLKQQFAGWNASIFSSEEGLLDCLRMRSFRQFKAKNGPLDCIQKNYQISDRALTQNEHESAVQNLAFLPQVDVAVDFANRLQKNIKKIEKWAKQQELDAYRLYDADLPEYNLAVDRYVDHIVVQEYAAPKNIDENKARQRLLDAVTATLSVTGVETNKLILKVRQKQKGTNQYEKLANKGEYFYVNEYGAKLWVNLTDYLDTGLFLDHRLTRKIVGEMAKDKDFLNLFAYTGSATVHAALGGAKSTTTVDMSNTYLNWAEQNLILNNVDGKQHKLIQADCLQWLERCDRQFDLIFVDPPTFSNSKRMEDSWDVQRDHIKLMKNLKRILRQDGTIIFSNNKRGFKMDFDALAELGLSAVEISSKTLPLDFERNKQIHNCWIVKNA, from the coding sequence ATGAAAGCACTTTTCGCAACCACATCTCGTGGCTTTGAAGAATTATTGAAAGTAGAATTAACTGAACTTGGTGCAACTGAATGTAAAGTGGCGCAAGGCGGTGTACATTTTATGGCAGATGATGAAACGCAATATCGGGTATTAATGTGGTCGCGCCTTGCATCACGTGTATTATTGCCGTTAATTGAAACCAAAGTTTACAGCGATTTGGATTTATATAGTGCGGTCGTGGGCTATAATTGGTTAGCGCAATTTGACGAAAAAGTGCATTTTTTCGTGGATTTTAATGGAACGAATCGTGAAATTCGTCATAGTCAATTTGGTGCAATGCGTGTCAAAGATGGGATTGTAGATTATTTTGAACGTCAGGGGTTGCCACGTCCAAGTGTGGATAAAGAGCATCCTGATATCCGAATTCATGCTTATTTGAACCGTGAAACCTTGATTATTTCTTTAGATTTGAGTGGCGATGCACTACATTTCCGTGGTTACAGAGAAGATACTGGTGTAGCACCATTGCGCGAAACTTTAGCCGCAGCAATTGTGTTGCGTTCAGGTTGGCAACAGGGAATACCACTGGTGGATCCTATGTGTGGTTCGGGAACTTTATTAATTGAAGCGGCACAAATGGAAGCGAAGATCGCGCCACAGTTACATCGGATGCATTGGGGCTTTGATTTTTGGAAAGGGCATAATCAAGCGACTTGGGATAAGGTAAAAACAGAAGCAGCTGATGTGGCAAAAATAGAATTCAATAAAAATCCATCACCGCATTTTTATGGATTTGATTTAGATCATCGTGTGTTGCAAAAAGCACAACGGAATGCCAAAAATGCGGGTATTGCCCATCTTGTTCAATTTAAACAAGGCGATGTGGCAGCGTTGAAAAATCCTGTTGAAACAGGTGAAAAAGGGACGCTGATTTGTAATCCGCCTTATGGGGAACGTTTAGGCACAACGCCGGCGTTAATTGCTTTATATTCTGTGTTTGGTCAACGTTTAAAACAGCAATTTGCCGGTTGGAATGCGTCAATTTTTAGTAGCGAAGAAGGGTTGCTGGATTGTTTGCGTATGCGCTCATTCCGTCAATTTAAAGCGAAAAACGGTCCTTTAGATTGTATTCAGAAAAACTATCAAATTTCTGACCGCGCTTTGACGCAAAATGAGCATGAAAGTGCGGTGCAAAATTTAGCTTTTTTACCACAAGTGGATGTGGCGGTAGATTTTGCCAATCGCTTGCAAAAAAATATCAAGAAAATTGAAAAATGGGCGAAACAGCAGGAACTTGATGCTTATCGTTTATATGATGCTGATTTGCCTGAATATAATTTGGCGGTAGATCGTTATGTAGATCATATTGTGGTGCAAGAATATGCTGCGCCGAAAAATATTGACGAAAATAAAGCACGTCAACGTCTGTTAGATGCAGTAACAGCAACGCTTTCGGTAACAGGTGTCGAAACCAATAAATTGATTTTAAAAGTACGCCAAAAACAAAAAGGCACCAATCAATATGAAAAATTGGCAAATAAAGGCGAGTATTTTTATGTAAACGAATACGGCGCGAAATTATGGGTCAATTTGACGGATTATTTGGATACGGGTTTATTTTTAGATCACCGTTTAACCCGAAAAATAGTTGGGGAGATGGCAAAAGATAAAGACTTTTTAAATCTTTTTGCTTACACAGGTTCGGCGACCGTTCATGCGGCATTAGGCGGAGCAAAATCGACCACGACTGTTGATATGTCTAATACTTATTTGAATTGGGCAGAGCAAAATTTAATTTTGAATAATGTGGATGGTAAGCAACACAAATTGATCCAAGCAGATTGTTTGCAATGGCTTGAGCGGTGTGATCGTCAGTTTGATTTGATTTTTGTAGATCCCCCAACATTCTCAAATTCTAAACGAATGGAAGATAGCTGGGATGTTCAGCGTGATCATATTAAATTAATGAAAAATTTAAAACGCATTTTACGCCAAGACGGTACGATTATCTTTTCTAACAATAAACGCGGGTTCAAAATGGATTTTGATGCGCTTGCCGAATTAGGTTTAAGTGCGGTAGAAATTTCTAGCAAAACCTTACCGCTTGATTTTGAACGTAATAAACAAATTCATAATTGTTGGATTGTAAAAAACGCGTAA